The Rhinolophus ferrumequinum isolate MPI-CBG mRhiFer1 chromosome 6, mRhiFer1_v1.p, whole genome shotgun sequence genome has a window encoding:
- the LOC117023001 gene encoding ATPase inhibitor, mitochondrial-like, which translates to MAVTASALMRRGVWDVRAMQARNFNSERTGNVGSSAGSVREAGGAFGKRDQAEEERYFRARTKEQLAALKKHLKDEIIHHKKEMERLQKEIGRHKQAINKLKQNHED; encoded by the coding sequence ATGGCAGTCACGGCGTCGGCGCTGATGCGGCGCGGTGTGTGGGACGTGAGGGCCATGCAAGCCAGAAACTTCAATTCTGAACGGACAGGGAATGTCGGCTCCAGTGCGGGGTCGGTCCGGGAGGCTGGTGGGGCCTTCGGAAAAAGAGATCAGGCCGAAGAGGAACGATACTTCAGAGCTCGGACTAAAGAACAACTGGCAGCCTTGAAGAAACACCTTAAAGATGAGATCATTCATCATAAAAAGGAGATGGAACGTCTGCAGAAAGAAATTGGGCGGCACAAGCAGGCCATCAATAAACTAAAACAGAATCATGAGGATTAA